TTGTCGAAGCTGAAGCAAGAAATCGAGGACAATCTGCAGGCACATGCGGTGAAAGCGGTAAGCAGCTCGATGGCACGGCTGTACAGCCCCAGCAAGGAGCCGGCCGTCGTGTACTTCCGCCACGGTGTTCCGCTGCTGTACGATGGAGCGATCGAGGAGGATGCACTGATCGGCAAGCTGATACAGAACAAGGACCCGAACGTGAAGGAGCTTTCCGATGAAACGTTCGAGCATCTTACGCAGGCTTCTAGTGGTGCCACCACCGGTGATTGGTTTATTATGTTGTAAGTGTGCCCAGGGAAATCATTTCAAGCGATTAGAAAATAATCTCGAAATTCGATTATTCGATTTCAGCTACACGACAAACTGCGTCGATTGCCAACGGCTTACGGCCGTGTGGGAAGCGGTTGCGGCCGATCTGAAAACGCGCATGAATGTCGCTCGTGTGCAAAAGGATGGCAAGGGAAGCGAAACGGCCGCACGGTTTCAGGTGAAAAAGGTGCCAGATTTCGTTTTGTAAGTATTTGACGCGTGGTTCAAGGTAGACCGGAGGGTAAAGATTAATGTTTAAACCTTTTACAGCCTACGGCAGGGCAAGTACTACCGGTATGAAATAAGCAAGTACGACATCAAATCGTTCGTCACATTCGCCCAGGACTGGTACAAGAATGCAAAGGCCGAACGCGTCCCAGTGCCGTTGTCACCATTGTAAGTGTCTGATTAGGCTATATTGGTGTAAGTGATGCCGATATTAACACATTTCATACTTTTTGCTTTTAGCGATAATCTTGTGGAACTGGCCGTCCAGTATCTGAAAGATGCGCCAAACATGTACGCCAAGCTGTACAGCGAGTATCCCATGGTTGTGTACGCGTTTGCCGCGGGATTGCTGTTCATCGTGCTTGGGTTTGCACTGGCCATCATACTAGCTGTAGTAACGCGTTGCAAGGCAGCATCTCGTGCAAAGAaggaaacaattaaaaaggcaaaataaGTGCTCTCCGGTGTTGGCAGATCGACA
This is a stretch of genomic DNA from Anopheles merus strain MAF chromosome 2R, AmerM5.1, whole genome shotgun sequence. It encodes these proteins:
- the LOC121591149 gene encoding thioredoxin domain-containing protein, encoding MLKVLVFALLALTGICRASAPLETVSEDDLVKKFHSHNNFIVLFSKPNCADCDKFEAILSKLKQEIEDNLQAHAVKAVSSSMARLYSPSKEPAVVYFRHGVPLLYDGAIEEDALIGKLIQNKDPNVKELSDETFEHLTQASSGATTGDWFIMFYTTNCVDCQRLTAVWEAVAADLKTRMNVARVQKDGKGSETAARFQVKKVPDFVFLRQGKYYRYEISKYDIKSFVTFAQDWYKNAKAERVPVPLSPFDNLVELAVQYLKDAPNMYAKLYSEYPMVVYAFAAGLLFIVLGFALAIILAVVTRCKAASRAKKETIKKAK